A part of Rhinoderma darwinii isolate aRhiDar2 chromosome 1, aRhiDar2.hap1, whole genome shotgun sequence genomic DNA contains:
- the KXD1 gene encoding kxDL motif-containing protein 1 isoform X1, which produces MSKDLPDSQGKQPHSAADQVMEPGASGVFCSRILNMVNSEDVNAIILAQRHMLDRFEKTNEMLLNFNSLSNARLQQMSDRFLHHTRTLVEMKKDLDLIFRRIRMLKGKLAKQYPESFSNVHESPILEDDDDDFDPTLKSVATTIATSEQSTESCDTSPSIISPTMSQDFEDLSQAPSETPSANGQLLTDDEAAHED; this is translated from the exons GCCGCTGACCAGGTGATGGAGCCAGGCGCTTCAGGAGTATTTTGTAGCAGGATTCTAAATATGGTGAACTCGGAGGATGTTAATGCCATTATACTGGCTCAGAGGCACAT GCTTGATCGTTTTGAGAAGACCAATGAAATGCTCTTAAATTTTAACAGTCTATCTAATGCACGACTACAACAGATGAGTGATCGATTTCTACATCACACAAGGACACTGGTGGAGATGAAGAAGGATCTAGACTTGATATTTAGGAGAATAAG GATGTTAAAAGGGAAGTTGGCAAAACAGTATCCAGAGTCTTTCAGTA ACGTACATGAATCTCCAATCctagaagatgatgatgatgattttgatCCAACCCTAAAAAGCGTGGCCACCACTATTGCTACTtcagagcagagcacagagtccTGTGATACTAGTCCCTCTATCATTTCCCCGACCATGAGTCAGGACTTTGAGGACTTATCCCAGGCCCCTTCTGAAACCCCATCTGCTAATGGGCAGCTTCTGACAGACGATGAGGCGGCTCATGAGGACTAG
- the KXD1 gene encoding kxDL motif-containing protein 1 isoform X2 encodes MEPGASGVFCSRILNMVNSEDVNAIILAQRHMLDRFEKTNEMLLNFNSLSNARLQQMSDRFLHHTRTLVEMKKDLDLIFRRIRMLKGKLAKQYPESFSNVHESPILEDDDDDFDPTLKSVATTIATSEQSTESCDTSPSIISPTMSQDFEDLSQAPSETPSANGQLLTDDEAAHED; translated from the exons ATGGAGCCAGGCGCTTCAGGAGTATTTTGTAGCAGGATTCTAAATATGGTGAACTCGGAGGATGTTAATGCCATTATACTGGCTCAGAGGCACAT GCTTGATCGTTTTGAGAAGACCAATGAAATGCTCTTAAATTTTAACAGTCTATCTAATGCACGACTACAACAGATGAGTGATCGATTTCTACATCACACAAGGACACTGGTGGAGATGAAGAAGGATCTAGACTTGATATTTAGGAGAATAAG GATGTTAAAAGGGAAGTTGGCAAAACAGTATCCAGAGTCTTTCAGTA ACGTACATGAATCTCCAATCctagaagatgatgatgatgattttgatCCAACCCTAAAAAGCGTGGCCACCACTATTGCTACTtcagagcagagcacagagtccTGTGATACTAGTCCCTCTATCATTTCCCCGACCATGAGTCAGGACTTTGAGGACTTATCCCAGGCCCCTTCTGAAACCCCATCTGCTAATGGGCAGCTTCTGACAGACGATGAGGCGGCTCATGAGGACTAG